One Lucilia cuprina isolate Lc7/37 chromosome 4, ASM2204524v1, whole genome shotgun sequence DNA segment encodes these proteins:
- the LOC111676153 gene encoding mediator of RNA polymerase II transcription subunit 6, with the protein MLPNRQQPIAQENPLWVSWHDTQMMASLNPQNVMDYFCRKSNPFYDRMCNNETIRMQRLGLENLHNMVGLEYILLHVHEPILYVIRKQHRHNPQEATPIADYYIIGGTIYKAPDLGNVISSRILSTVTNLQSAFEEASSYSRYHPNKGYTWDFSSNKQLTDKSRAAAKKDAATAKDDSGTVFQMQRVDMLLAELLRKFPPPIPPIIHQQVGQPIQNPQEANANSSQDNNTNNTGNNGNPSETSLTGGGGVSQQGIDIKQENVDMKPPPEKKSKAN; encoded by the exons atgttgccAAACCGCCAACAACCCATAGCTCAGGAAAATCCATTATGGGTATCTTGGCATGATACTCAGATGATGGCTTCTTTAAATCCACAAAATGTTATGGATTACTTTTGTCGGAAATCAAATCCCTTCTATGACAGAATGTGTAATAATGAGACTATTCGTATGCAACGTTTGGGTCTTGAAAATTTACA TAATATGGTTGGCTTAGAATATATATTGCTGCATGTACACGAGCCAATATTGTACGTCATACGTAAGCAACATCGACATAATCCCCAAGAAGCTACGCCCATAGCAGATTATTATATTATAGGCGGTACAATTTATAAGGCTCCTGATTTGGGAAATGTTATTAGTTCAAGAATT CTATCAACTGTTACAAATTTACAATCTGCTTTTGAAGAGGCCAGCAGTTATTCTCGATACCATCCTAATAAAGGTTATACATGGGACTTTAGCTCTAATAAACAGT TGACTGATAAATCAAGAGCAGCTGCAAAAAAAGATGCAGCAACCGCTAAGGACGATAGTGGTACAGTATTTCAAATGCAAAGAGTTGATATGTTACTTGCAGAACTGTTACGTAAATTTCCACCACCTATTCCTCCAATAATTCATCAACAGGTTGGTCAACCAATACAAAATCCACAAGAAGCAAATGCGAATAGTTCTCAAGATAATAATACGAACAATACAGGGAATAATGGTAATCCTTCTGAAACGAGCCTAACAGGTGGTGGCGGCGTATCCCAACAGGGTATAGATATTAAACAAGAAAATGTTGACATGAAACCACCGCCAGAAAAAAAATCCAAGGCAAAttag
- the LOC111676139 gene encoding uncharacterized protein LOC111676139 isoform X1 — translation MDNISRRLSTEDTATSMYLSFDAESTMSTACYKTLEAMSDISSLSAIDMEESVNKSKIVDMNSTLEARNDSQTLSPLKTVKEMEMPVKLHTPLKSLPKNILKEYKALCSTPSKEQLLKTVDVTRGSDATRCVDLGLAFLGVEDEKPAYFPPPPAEINEENKENALPETDEVSTLSTCSSVEITATSVIERKMLSSVSTIGSITEEESLEEVKIMKHVEEILVSADHNKLVSNNSLLENNDVLHFIEQNLETTPKVKVENMEETSDIKDVNTEEFGLHNVEITPKAKDGNIKHMDTISEDTPVIKEPDDEKKLPTKKSTSKPKIAVLARNGRRSVCEPNLQTNKPSRISKSVNKRQSLLPTSRKSTMPMDVEIEIPLLMNKILKITNSPTKTEEVGGKGTQQLVKDQNKSTPSEKRRSILSSMKTRSSLIPSAAGDKRPFSFTQRMSVVVKTTLNSPARKIARKSSMGGIMTSLQRRSVIPQKVSTTENSKIKKPDINARRSMLLKTTAIPTISKSKHLVPLEENPVKPSTIPQRQSLYQLTKVSEKGNKNSIGGLTHNKPDITYTCNVCKEKFRIKSLLDAHKRSHESDNATPAFIKKPTPILHHSNGSSTVGSSNQCKYCDKKFALTRALHIHLLQNCSKIPPSEKRKLQYTDLNHVEKAQLPNVFSHHNSQSSSSSTVSSTNATPRHTLKTNTLAYPKSSSESLNENKGKQKNASNLPTDDGNNTAISGSVQKIKKVSAHAGVYRTPSKSVPCHLCKLTFKSILDYTNHNLTTHGSNKTNITDDMDNEIVVEDNVTTTNN, via the exons ATGGACAACATTTCTCGTCGCCTATCGACAGAAGACACAGCTACTTCGATGTACTTATCATTTGATGCCGAAAGTACCATGTCTACTGCATGTTACAAAACTTTGGAAGCCATGAGTGATATCTCTTCCCTATCTGCCATTGATATGGAGGAATCAGTGAATAAGAGCAAAATAGTAGATATGAATAGTACTTTGGAGGCTCGTAATGATTCACAAACATTAAGTCCTTTAAAAACGGTAAAGGAAATGGAAATGCCAGTAAAATTGCACACTCCATTGAAATCATtgcccaaaaatattttaaaagaatataaagcTCTATGTTCAACTCCCTCCAAGGAGCAGCTTTTGAAAACAGTGGATGTGACACGTGGATCAGATGCCACTAGATGTGTAGATTTAGGATTAGCATTTTTAGGAGTTGAAGATGAAAAACCTGCATATTTTCCTCCTCCACCAGCGGAAATAAATGAAGAAAACAAGGAAAATGCATTGCCGGAGACGGATGAAGTTTCTACTTTGTCGACTTGTTCTTCTGTGGAAATAACAGCTACATCAGTTATTGAAAGAAAGATGCTATCATCAGTATCTACAATCGGTTCCATAACCGAAGAAGAGTCTTTGGAAGAAGTAAAAATTATGAAACACGTAGAAGAAATTTTGGTTTCAGCTGATCATAACAAACTTGTTTCCAATAATTCCTTATTAGAAAACAATGATGTACTACATTTTATTGAACAGAATTTAGAAACTACTCCCAAAGTTAAAGTTGAAAATATGG aagagACTTCTGACATAAAAGATGTTAATACGGAAGAGTTTGGTCTACATAATGTTGAAATAACTCCTAAGGCTAAAGAtggaaatattaaacatatgg ACACCATATCAGAAGACACTCCTGTAATCAAAGAACCTGACGATGAAAAGAAACtcccaacaaaaaaatcaacgtCTAAGCCTAAAATTGCCGTTTTAGCTAGAAATGGACGACGGTCCGTGTGCGAACCGaacttacaaacaaataaaccttCAAGAATTTCTAAGTCTGTCAATAAACGACAGTCTTTGTTGCCTACAAGTCGAAAATCCACTATGCCAATGGATGTTGAAATTGAAATTCCATTGCTAatgaataaaatcttaaaaatcacCAATTCTCCAACGAAAACCGAAGAAGTTGGTGGAAAAGGTACGCAACAACTAGTAAAAGATCAGAATAAATCAACACCTTCTGAAAAGAGGCGTTCTATATTATCTTCAATGAAAACTCGTAGTTCATTAATACCTTCTGCTGCAGGTGATAAAAGACCATTCAGTTTTACACAACGTATGTCTGTAGTTGTAAAAACTACCTTAAATAGTCCAGCACGCAAAATTGCACGTAAATCCTCAATGGGCGGTATAATGACTTCACTTCAGAGACGAAGTGTAATCCCACAAAAAGTATCAACTACGGAAaactctaaaattaaaaaaccagACATAAATGCCCGCCGTAGCATGCTATTAAAAACAACTGCTATTCCCACAATCTCTAAATCTAAACATTTAGTTCCTTTAGAAGAAAATCCTGTTAAACCTTCTACTATTCCACAAAGACAATCTCTATATCAATTAACCAAAGTTTCAGAAAAGggtaacaaaaattcaattggTGGTTTAACACACAATAAACCAGATATTACTTACACTTGTAATGTTTGTAAAGAGAAATTTCGTATAAAATCATTACTTGATGCTCATAAGCGCTCCCATGAAAGCGATAATGCAACGCcagcatttattaaaaaacctaCACCTATACTCCACCATTCGAACGGATCAAGTACAGTTGGAAGTTCAAATCAGTGTAAATATTGTGATAAAAAATTTGCTCTAACTAGAGCATTACATATTCATCTCTTACAAAATTGTTCGAAAATTCCACCATCAGAGAAAAGGAAACTCCAGTATACTGATTTGAATCATGTTGAAAAGGCTCAATTGCCGAATGTTTTTTCACATCATAATTCACAAAGTAGCTCTTCAAGTACAGTTTCTTCTACAAATGCTACTCCTCGACATACGTTAAAGACGAATACATTAGCTTATCCTAAAAGTTCATCGGAGTCGTTGAACGAAAATAAAg GTAAACAAAAGAATGCATCGAATTTACCAACAGATGATGGAAATAATACTGCGATATCTGGTTCTGTTCAAAAAATTAAGAAGGTTTCTGCACACGCTGGAGTTTATCGCACTCCGAGTAAATCAGTACCTtgtcatttatgtaaattaacatttaagaGTATTTTAGATTATACTAATCATAATTTAACAACTCATGgtagcaacaaaacaaacattacAGACGATATGGACAATGAAATTGTTGTTGAAGACAATGTAACTACAACCAATaactaa